A region from the Cannabis sativa cultivar Pink pepper isolate KNU-18-1 chromosome 9, ASM2916894v1, whole genome shotgun sequence genome encodes:
- the LOC115703873 gene encoding uncharacterized protein LOC115703873 has translation MSVISWNCHGLGNPWAQQFLKDLVVQKKPNFLFLCETLAKKEVVEKVRVAIGFEGALAVDCQGKSGGVALLWRDEEDVQVLEYGVSYIYVVICGYDRGHWRMTGMYGEPNRNLRKRTWDLIWELKSKSTLPWCIIGDLNNVTSQEDKKGGNPYPRWLVEGFNDTLVDCGLHDLELYGYPYTWERSRGKPEWVEVRIDRALVNQSWLDFFPLAKLFNLEVSTSDHTPLNLVLVNEVVVARNHVFRFENAWLKEPLFFEIVKSCWGNDASSGIMAKVKNCGEVLGRWGKDYSGNFPKRIKECKLEVQRWKRGRDALSLENFNNASAKLNKVLLQREIFWKQRSKQLWLREGDSNSKYFHASASSRRRRNSIQRLKDANGVWVDWNGSLPSVTDEEVRRALFQMHPDKSPGPDGMTPGFYQKCWSTVSNDPITLVKNFFVIGSFPRELNHTNIVLIPKKKHPESMSDLRPISLCNVLYKIISKVLVNRFKDVLPVVISNHQSAFLPGRLISDNIMVAFEIMHYLKRKRVGKDGFMALKLDMSKAYDRVE, from the exons ATGAGTGTTATCTCTTGGAATTgccatgggcttgggaacccatggGCTCAACAATTCTTGAAGGATCTTGTGGTCCAAAAGAAgcccaattttttatttttatgtgaaaCACTTGCTAAGAAGGAGGTGGTGGAGAAGGTTCGGGTGGCGATTGGGTTTGAGGGTGCTTTGGCGGTAGATTGTCAAGGGAAGAGTGGTGGGGTTGCTCTTTTGTGGCGGGATGAGGAGGATGTTCAAGTTCTAGAGTATGGGGTGTCTTACATTTATGTGGTAATATGTGGTTATGATCGAGGTCATTGGCGGATGACGGGAATGTATGGTGAACCGAATCGAAACTTGCGGAAACGAACTTGGGATTTAATTTGGGAGCTGAAAAGTAAGTCTACTTTGCCTTGGTGTATAATTGGTGATCTTAATAATGTTACTTCCCAAGAGGACAAAAAGGGTGGCAACCCTTATCCCCGATGGTTAGTAGAGGGTTTTAATGACACTTTGGTGGACTGTGGACTACATGACCTTGAGTTGTATGGATACCCATACACTTGGGAACGGAGCCGTGGCAAGCCGGAATGGGTGGAAGTTCGTATTGATCGTGCTTTGGTGAACCAATCTTGGTTAGATTTCTTTCCTTTAGCCAAACTTTTTAATCTTGAAGTATCTACTTCGGATCACACTCCTTTAAATTTGGTGTTGGTTAATGAAGTGGTGGTTGCTAGAAATCATGTGTTTCGTTTTGAAAATGCTTGGTTGAAAGAGCCATTGTTTTTTGAGATTGTAAAAAGTTGTTGGGGTAATGATGCATCGAGTGGAATTATGGCAAAGGTTAAGAATTGTGGTGAGGTTCTTGGGCGGTGGGGAAAGGATTATTCAGGGAATTTTCCTAAGAGAATTAAAGAATGTAAGTTGGAAGTGCAACGTTGGAAACGGGGGCGTGATGCTTTGTCTCTTGAGAACTTTAACAATGCTTCGGCTAAGCTGAATAAGGTGCTTTTGCAACGAGAGATATTCTGGAAACAACGAAGCAAGCAACTTTGGTTGCGTGAAGGGGATAGTAACTCTAAATATTTTCATGCTTCGGCTTCATCTAGAAGACGCAGAAATTCGATACAAAGGTTGAAAGATGCAAATGGCGTTTGGGTGGATTGGAATGGAAGTCTTCCTTCG GTTACGGATGAGGAGGTCCGTCGTGCTCTCTTCCAAATGCATCCCGACAAGTCTCCGGGTCCTGATGGAATGACCCCGGGGTTCTATCAAAAATGTTGGAGCACTGTAAGTAATGATCCTATCACTCTTGTTAAGAATTTCTTTGTTATTGGTTCTTTTCCAAGAGAGTTAAATCATACTAATATTGTGCTTATTCCTAAGAAAAAACATCCGGAGTCTATGTCTGATTTGAGGCCTATATCCCTATGTAATGTGctttataaaatcatttcgAAGGTCTTAGTGAATCGATTTAAAGATGTTTTGCCTGTGGTAATTTCTAATCATCAAAGTGCTTTTCTCCCGGGTCGATTGATATCGGATAATATAATGGTTGCTTTTGAGATTATGCACTATTTGAAAAGGAAGCGAGTTGGGAAGGATGGTTTTATGGCTCTCAAGCTTgatatgagtaaagcatatgacAGAGTTGAGTGA